The following proteins are encoded in a genomic region of Burkholderia gladioli:
- a CDS encoding LysR family transcriptional regulator, producing MKKMDLDERDLRSLRVFCAAAQASGFAAAERVLAMSKASISRHINEVEARLGIKLCERGPGGFQLTEGGEVALRVASEALEALERIKPEVDAVRGVLSGPLQLGMSEHVLSHEGCRVPQALAELHRIAPLVRPSLSVMTYRDLSAALVERRVQVAIRGAYKRAAGFRHYPLFEETHRVFYRPDVAGELRAAGDTRRLPLVYRSHPFVEDALSSQGFAQGPEVVGLEAVAMMVATGHCVGLLPEHLVARLAPRYRFEVLPDSPAYSVSFCAIVEEARPVTRSVEAFLNLLLETHRP from the coding sequence ATGAAGAAAATGGACCTCGACGAGCGCGACCTGCGCTCGTTGCGCGTGTTCTGCGCGGCCGCGCAGGCTAGCGGTTTCGCCGCGGCCGAGCGCGTGCTGGCGATGTCCAAGGCCTCAATCAGCCGGCACATCAACGAGGTGGAGGCGCGCCTGGGCATCAAGCTCTGCGAGCGAGGGCCGGGCGGCTTTCAATTGACCGAGGGCGGCGAGGTGGCGCTGCGCGTGGCCTCGGAAGCACTGGAGGCGCTGGAGCGCATCAAGCCCGAGGTGGACGCGGTGCGCGGCGTGCTGTCGGGGCCGCTGCAGTTGGGGATGTCGGAGCATGTGCTGAGCCACGAGGGCTGCCGCGTGCCGCAGGCGCTGGCCGAGTTGCACCGGATCGCGCCGCTGGTGCGCCCCTCGCTGTCGGTGATGACCTATCGCGATCTCAGCGCCGCGCTGGTCGAGCGCCGCGTGCAGGTCGCGATCCGCGGCGCCTACAAGCGCGCGGCCGGGTTTCGCCACTATCCGCTGTTCGAGGAAACCCATCGCGTGTTCTACCGGCCCGACGTGGCGGGCGAGTTGCGCGCGGCCGGCGATACGCGGCGGCTACCGCTGGTCTATCGCTCGCATCCGTTCGTGGAGGACGCGCTGTCGAGCCAGGGCTTCGCGCAGGGCCCGGAGGTGGTCGGCCTGGAGGCCGTGGCGATGATGGTGGCCACCGGCCATTGCGTCGGGCTGCTGCCCGAGCATCTGGTGGCGCGGCTCGCGCCGCGCTACCGCTTCGAGGTGCTGCCCGATTCGCCGGCCTATTCGGTGTCGTTCTGCGCGATCGTCGAGGAGGCGCGGCCGGTCACGCGCAGCGTCGAGGCGTTCCTGAACCTGCTGCTGGAAACGCATCGGCCTTGA
- a CDS encoding NAD(P)/FAD-dependent oxidoreductase, giving the protein MDVVDVLIVGAGHAGANCAMELRKAGFEGSVMLLSDETELPYERPPLTKDYFTGDRGGEQIRFRTAEAWLERGIEVRLAHRVEAIEPEAHRVRLADGATLQYGKLVWAAGGTPRRLACEGATLAGVHVIRAKHDIDALKADLAGREHVVIVGGGYVGLEAAASLTKLGGVRVTVVEAQDRLLARVAGEPLSAFIEGEHRARGVEIVTGAQVAALKGRDGRVSAVELADGRSIAADLVIAGIGIVPTAQRLLDAGAQGGNGVDVDEQCRTTLPDVYAIGDCARRAHPLVAGAALRIESVPSALEHAQIVAASITGKPSPKPGVPWFWSTQYDLRIQMAGIPDGYDEVAVRGDLAARSFLVLYLRGGRLIALDAVNATKDYVQGRALLAADVTLTREQLEDLSVPLQARMPVASA; this is encoded by the coding sequence ATGGACGTAGTGGATGTATTGATCGTCGGTGCCGGACATGCCGGCGCCAATTGCGCGATGGAGCTGCGCAAGGCCGGTTTCGAAGGCAGCGTGATGCTGTTGTCCGACGAAACCGAGCTGCCTTACGAGCGTCCGCCGCTGACCAAGGACTATTTCACCGGCGATCGCGGTGGCGAGCAGATTCGCTTTCGCACCGCCGAGGCCTGGCTCGAGCGCGGCATCGAGGTGCGGCTCGCGCATCGCGTCGAGGCGATCGAGCCCGAGGCGCATCGCGTGCGCCTGGCCGATGGCGCCACGCTGCAATACGGCAAGCTGGTGTGGGCCGCTGGCGGCACGCCGCGCCGGCTCGCCTGCGAGGGCGCGACGCTGGCGGGCGTGCACGTGATCCGCGCCAAGCACGATATCGATGCACTGAAGGCCGACCTGGCCGGGCGCGAGCATGTGGTGATCGTCGGCGGCGGTTACGTCGGCCTGGAGGCGGCCGCCTCGCTGACCAAGCTCGGCGGCGTGCGCGTGACCGTGGTGGAAGCCCAGGACCGCCTGCTCGCGCGGGTGGCCGGCGAGCCGCTGTCGGCCTTCATCGAGGGCGAGCATCGCGCGCGCGGCGTGGAGATCGTCACGGGCGCGCAGGTCGCCGCGCTGAAGGGGCGGGACGGGCGCGTCAGCGCGGTCGAGCTGGCCGACGGCCGTTCGATCGCAGCCGACCTGGTGATCGCCGGCATCGGCATCGTGCCTACCGCGCAACGGCTGCTCGATGCGGGTGCGCAGGGCGGCAACGGCGTCGATGTCGACGAGCAGTGCCGCACCACGCTGCCCGACGTCTACGCGATCGGCGATTGCGCGCGTCGCGCGCATCCGCTGGTGGCCGGCGCCGCGCTACGCATCGAGAGCGTGCCGAGCGCGCTCGAACACGCGCAGATCGTGGCCGCCTCGATCACCGGCAAACCCTCGCCGAAACCGGGCGTGCCCTGGTTCTGGTCGACCCAGTACGACCTGCGCATCCAGATGGCCGGGATTCCCGACGGCTACGACGAGGTGGCGGTGCGTGGCGACCTGGCCGCGCGCTCGTTCCTGGTGCTCTATCTGCGCGGCGGCCGCCTGATCGCGCTCGACGCCGTGAACGCCACCAAGGACTACGTGCAGGGCCGTGCGCTGCTGGCCGCCGACGTCACGCTCACGCGCGAGCAGCTCGAGGATCTCTCGGTGCCGCTGCAGGCGCGCATGCCGGTGGCGAGCGCCTGA
- a CDS encoding HAD family hydrolase has protein sequence MADSVFNSAALMPASDSTDTGNSFHAADASGKLDRSSSEPACRAILWDMDGTLADSEPLHFASLSAALHHFGVQADEALHALTVGMTGRDAYRFCVERYGQAFDFALWSQLRSDAFAAGLGTLRAREGALALCRAAQRAGLRQAVVSNAGRGTLDAGIGALGLDAWLTVSISAHDVAAGKPAPDGYRLAAARLGVSAAEAVVVEDSPLGAQAGVAAGMRVLAWLDAASDARAYPREARVVRSAKELADALGLAIDRQA, from the coding sequence ATGGCCGATTCCGTATTCAATTCCGCTGCTCTCATGCCCGCCTCCGACTCCACCGACACCGGCAATTCGTTCCATGCCGCCGACGCGAGCGGCAAGCTCGACCGATCGTCTTCCGAGCCCGCTTGCCGGGCGATCCTCTGGGACATGGACGGCACGCTCGCCGATAGCGAGCCGCTGCATTTCGCCTCGCTGTCGGCTGCCTTGCATCACTTCGGCGTGCAGGCCGACGAGGCGCTGCATGCGCTGACCGTCGGCATGACCGGGCGCGATGCCTACCGCTTCTGCGTCGAGCGTTACGGGCAGGCATTCGATTTCGCGCTGTGGTCGCAACTGCGCTCCGATGCCTTTGCCGCTGGCCTCGGAACGTTGCGCGCACGCGAGGGCGCGCTCGCGCTGTGCCGTGCCGCCCAGCGCGCGGGTTTGCGCCAGGCCGTGGTGTCGAACGCGGGGCGCGGCACGCTCGACGCCGGCATCGGCGCGCTCGGCCTGGATGCCTGGCTGACGGTATCGATCAGCGCGCACGACGTGGCGGCCGGCAAGCCCGCGCCCGACGGCTATCGGCTTGCCGCCGCGCGGCTCGGCGTGAGCGCCGCCGAGGCGGTGGTGGTCGAGGACAGCCCGCTCGGCGCGCAGGCGGGCGTGGCTGCCGGCATGCGCGTGCTGGCCTGGCTCGATGCCGCGAGCGATGCGCGCGCCTATCCGCGCGAGGCGCGGGTGGTGCGGAGTGCGAAGGAACTGGCGGATGCGCTGGGCCTGGCGATCGATCGCCAGGCGTGA
- a CDS encoding alpha/beta fold hydrolase, with the protein MNPVASLAAPVSLDLPGPGPIIKMPYVQTGEGDLVVFVHGSLCDFRFWQPQLSGLAPQFACLAPSLTHYWPAEPSEALPTFSWSTHADQLGAFVRQLGAGPVHLVGHSRGGCVAFYMAHRYPELVRSLTLCDPGGSLSGVPNLAAPTASLETKRLRTRAVTLIANGEVAAGLELFVDSVSRPGTWQKSTPGFRTMATDNARTLSMQLRDPLPAYSTELAGGIACPTLLIDGEKSPAMFRENVGALATWIPNASRVTIEGASHGMNLARPSAFNRHLTAFLKGA; encoded by the coding sequence GTGAACCCCGTCGCCTCTCTCGCCGCACCCGTTTCGCTGGACCTGCCCGGTCCCGGCCCCATCATTAAGATGCCCTACGTCCAGACGGGCGAAGGCGATCTCGTCGTGTTCGTGCACGGCTCGCTCTGCGACTTCCGCTTCTGGCAGCCGCAACTGTCGGGCCTCGCCCCGCAGTTCGCCTGCCTCGCGCCGAGCCTCACGCACTACTGGCCGGCCGAGCCCTCCGAGGCGCTGCCCACCTTCAGCTGGAGCACCCACGCCGACCAGCTCGGCGCCTTCGTGCGCCAGCTCGGCGCCGGCCCGGTGCACCTGGTCGGGCATTCGCGCGGCGGCTGCGTGGCCTTCTACATGGCGCATCGCTACCCGGAACTGGTGCGCTCGCTGACGCTGTGCGATCCGGGCGGCTCGCTGAGCGGCGTGCCGAACCTGGCCGCGCCCACCGCCTCGCTGGAAACCAAGCGCCTGCGCACGCGCGCCGTGACGCTGATCGCCAATGGCGAGGTGGCCGCCGGCCTGGAGCTGTTCGTCGATTCCGTGAGCCGTCCCGGCACCTGGCAGAAGAGCACGCCGGGCTTCCGCACCATGGCCACCGACAACGCCCGCACCCTGTCGATGCAGTTGCGCGACCCGCTGCCGGCCTACTCGACCGAGCTGGCCGGCGGCATCGCCTGCCCGACCCTGCTGATCGACGGCGAGAAGAGCCCGGCGATGTTCCGCGAGAACGTCGGCGCGCTGGCCACCTGGATCCCGAATGCCTCGCGCGTGACCATCGAGGGTGCCTCGCACGGCATGAACCTCGCGCGCCCGAGCGCCTTCAACCGCCACCTGACGGCATTTCTCAAGGGCGCCTAA
- a CDS encoding sel1 repeat family protein, with translation MSTRRARRLGTAAITLVALALVLAWCFARGGKPVRSSAPVSAPVVSKLGSTGASSFSNPEAPAGRVAVDDAGAQLVGSSGRLVDLGGKTVAQYVDQYAGAARRGDADAAWHVYLAESVCAEAATRQPAGDAAASDSRASASREARLCANVSAAQVDERLQFLAQAARAGRGDAQVDYFIEGPFGQGSAALGDNPDDPRVRQWRGEAREHLRDAAGNCDPLAAGLLANAYGSGQFGAQDPATSIAYALLAASAGNGKWPRERLAARFGATLSAADFAAAYDQGMQQARQACPKAG, from the coding sequence ATGAGCACACGACGAGCACGCCGCCTGGGAACAGCAGCGATCACGCTGGTGGCGCTCGCGCTCGTGCTCGCCTGGTGCTTCGCGCGCGGCGGCAAGCCGGTGAGAAGTTCGGCGCCGGTCAGCGCGCCGGTGGTCTCGAAGCTCGGGAGCACCGGCGCATCGAGCTTCTCGAATCCCGAGGCGCCGGCCGGGCGCGTCGCCGTCGACGACGCGGGCGCGCAACTGGTGGGCAGCAGCGGGCGCCTGGTCGATCTCGGCGGCAAGACCGTCGCGCAATATGTCGACCAGTACGCGGGCGCGGCCCGGCGCGGCGACGCCGATGCGGCCTGGCATGTCTACCTGGCCGAATCGGTCTGCGCCGAGGCGGCCACGCGGCAGCCGGCGGGCGACGCGGCTGCATCGGACTCCCGAGCATCGGCGAGCCGCGAGGCACGGCTTTGCGCGAACGTCAGCGCCGCGCAGGTCGACGAGCGCCTGCAGTTCCTGGCCCAGGCCGCCCGCGCCGGGCGCGGCGACGCGCAAGTCGACTACTTCATCGAAGGGCCGTTCGGCCAGGGCAGCGCCGCGCTCGGCGACAACCCCGACGACCCGCGCGTGCGGCAATGGCGCGGCGAGGCACGCGAGCACCTGCGGGATGCCGCCGGCAACTGCGATCCGCTGGCCGCCGGGCTGCTGGCCAACGCCTATGGCAGCGGCCAGTTCGGCGCGCAGGACCCGGCGACCTCGATCGCCTATGCCCTGCTCGCCGCGTCGGCCGGCAACGGCAAGTGGCCGCGCGAACGGCTCGCGGCGCGTTTCGGCGCCACACTGTCGGCGGCCGATTTCGCCGCCGCCTACGACCAGGGCATGCAGCAGGCCCGGCAGGCCTGCCCGAAAGCCGGTTGA
- a CDS encoding response regulator transcription factor: protein MRILVIEDDPDILANISGHLGNRGYIVDCAFDGQQGYALATAHEFDLIVLDLMLPRLDGYSLCRKLREEARLETPLIMVTARDTLDDRLQGFDAGADDYLVKPFALAELAARVKALLHRSRRPAARTLQVADLVYDTETRALTRAGDTLRLPPAPLKLLQILMQASPAVVHRARLEEALWLDSPPDSDSLRTHVHLIRQVIDKPYAVPLLRTVHGIGYQLQDPQRAQA from the coding sequence ATGCGTATCCTCGTCATCGAAGACGATCCCGACATCCTCGCCAATATCTCCGGCCACCTCGGCAATCGCGGCTACATCGTCGATTGCGCGTTCGACGGCCAGCAGGGTTATGCGCTCGCCACCGCGCACGAATTCGACCTGATCGTGCTCGACCTGATGCTGCCCAGGCTCGACGGCTACAGCCTGTGCCGCAAGCTGCGCGAGGAGGCGCGGCTGGAGACGCCGCTCATCATGGTGACCGCGCGCGACACGCTCGACGATCGCCTGCAGGGCTTCGACGCCGGCGCCGACGACTACCTCGTCAAGCCCTTCGCGCTGGCCGAGCTGGCCGCGCGCGTCAAGGCGCTGCTGCATCGCTCGCGCCGCCCGGCCGCGCGCACGCTGCAGGTGGCCGACCTGGTCTACGACACCGAAACGCGCGCCCTGACGCGCGCGGGCGACACGCTGCGGCTGCCGCCCGCGCCGCTCAAGCTGCTGCAGATCCTGATGCAGGCGAGCCCCGCCGTGGTCCATCGCGCGCGGCTTGAGGAAGCGCTGTGGCTCGATTCGCCGCCCGACAGCGACAGCCTGCGCACCCACGTCCACCTGATCCGCCAGGTGATCGACAAGCCCTACGCGGTGCCGCTCCTGCGCACCGTGCACGGCATCGGCTACCAGTTGCAGGACCCGCAGCGTGCGCAAGCCTAG
- a CDS encoding TonB-dependent receptor: MLTGLLGTTLGIAMMSGAQAQTRTEPPAPSQAPAAAGTNGAAAQAAATPGTAGATTQAVGPTTAAQGGAQTTAQTTAKGTSQAAAALPAMTIHGGRSAYQAEFVHSDQFTQPILDMAQSVSVIPKKVLDEQQAQSLQDILRNVPGITFTSGEGNLGWGDMFTIRGFSSEQSFTVDGIRDAGLASRMDTFDTESVEVFKGTGTIESGVAAPGGSVNLVTKEAHLGDAYHLQGSLGSASYRRVTADLNKQLGDNTALRLNLMRHTNDVDGRAVTHYDRWGVAGSLAMGLGTPTTVTIDYLHQHDDNVPDGGIPIQRGTGGAPMPGVARNAWYGDPNLYTDRTETNRVTVKVAHDVNDNVHLSNITRWEQTDRVTVLSPARFNSTAGTSLGYVGSGPLITSGSGVLSYSGFAPAPIAGGQAVLRGNNFGTAKRYDILANETNLNLAFDTGHVHHDVVAGAEFYHERYGDLTSVVDGPAFNPVMSLANPYGTSMGSVPTLEGGAGDYAAVNDGGVYLRDTVTLTSKWIVDGAIRYDRFSVRQVNGAAGAHTVQRSNDGAWSGRAGLTYKPVPYGSLYASYSQATQPSAVGGTTNNVIYGDTTSQSVKPATAKTWEVGTKWDLFERRLSLTGALFRTELSDSWDYGDSTTTVVRELPPKRVDGIELGLSGNLTEKWTAFAGFAGMRGRITKGANAGARPGNVPNATFNLWTSYQLTPKLALSYGVQYVGTRRYTDNAYVGGQNNNSSTVNGPNGKHPVYVADNEKAPAFWLHSLAARYEVDKHLTLSLNVQNLFNKFYYSAIGASLDGYQIYGVPGAGRTVILSADLKF, translated from the coding sequence TTGTTGACCGGGCTGCTGGGTACCACCCTCGGCATCGCCATGATGTCGGGTGCGCAGGCACAGACGCGAACGGAGCCGCCAGCGCCGTCGCAGGCACCAGCAGCGGCCGGCACGAACGGGGCGGCGGCGCAAGCGGCCGCGACGCCGGGCACCGCCGGGGCGACGACCCAGGCCGTCGGCCCAACCACGGCCGCCCAGGGCGGCGCCCAAACCACCGCCCAAACCACCGCCAAGGGCACCAGCCAGGCCGCCGCCGCGCTGCCGGCCATGACGATCCACGGCGGGCGCTCCGCCTACCAGGCCGAGTTCGTCCACTCGGACCAGTTCACGCAGCCGATCCTCGACATGGCGCAGAGCGTCTCGGTGATCCCGAAGAAGGTGCTCGACGAGCAGCAGGCGCAGAGCCTGCAGGACATCCTGCGCAACGTGCCCGGCATCACCTTCACCTCGGGCGAGGGCAACCTCGGCTGGGGCGACATGTTCACGATTCGCGGCTTCTCGTCCGAGCAGAGCTTCACCGTCGACGGCATCCGCGATGCCGGGCTGGCGAGCCGCATGGACACCTTCGACACCGAGAGCGTGGAGGTCTTCAAGGGCACCGGCACCATCGAGTCGGGCGTGGCGGCGCCGGGCGGCAGCGTCAACCTGGTGACCAAGGAAGCGCACCTGGGCGATGCCTACCACCTACAGGGTTCGCTGGGCAGCGCGAGCTACCGCCGCGTGACGGCCGATCTCAACAAGCAGCTCGGCGACAACACCGCGCTGCGCCTGAACCTGATGCGCCATACCAACGACGTGGACGGCCGCGCGGTCACCCACTACGACCGCTGGGGCGTGGCCGGCTCGCTGGCGATGGGCCTGGGCACGCCCACCACGGTGACGATCGACTACCTGCACCAGCACGACGACAACGTGCCCGACGGCGGCATCCCGATCCAGCGCGGCACCGGCGGCGCGCCGATGCCGGGCGTGGCGCGCAACGCCTGGTACGGCGACCCGAACCTCTACACCGATCGCACCGAGACCAACCGCGTGACGGTGAAGGTCGCGCACGACGTCAACGACAACGTGCACCTGTCCAACATCACGCGCTGGGAGCAGACCGACCGCGTGACCGTGCTCTCGCCGGCGCGCTTCAACAGCACGGCCGGCACCTCGCTCGGCTACGTCGGCAGCGGGCCGTTGATCACCAGCGGCTCGGGCGTGCTCTCATACAGCGGCTTCGCGCCGGCCCCGATCGCCGGCGGCCAGGCGGTCCTGCGCGGCAACAACTTCGGGACTGCCAAGCGTTACGACATCCTCGCCAACGAGACCAACCTGAATCTCGCGTTCGACACCGGCCACGTGCACCACGACGTGGTGGCCGGCGCCGAGTTCTATCACGAGCGTTACGGCGATTTGACCAGCGTGGTGGACGGCCCCGCCTTCAATCCGGTGATGTCGCTGGCCAACCCCTACGGCACCAGCATGGGCTCGGTGCCGACCCTGGAAGGCGGCGCCGGCGACTACGCAGCCGTCAACGACGGCGGCGTCTACCTGCGCGACACCGTCACGCTGACGTCCAAGTGGATCGTCGACGGCGCGATCCGCTACGACCGCTTCTCGGTCAGGCAGGTGAACGGCGCGGCGGGGGCGCACACGGTCCAGCGCAGCAACGACGGCGCCTGGAGCGGCCGCGCCGGCCTGACCTACAAGCCGGTGCCCTACGGCAGCCTGTATGCCTCCTACAGCCAGGCGACCCAGCCCTCGGCGGTGGGCGGCACCACCAACAACGTGATCTACGGCGACACCACCAGCCAGAGCGTGAAGCCCGCCACCGCCAAGACCTGGGAAGTGGGCACCAAGTGGGACCTGTTCGAACGGCGCCTGTCGCTGACGGGCGCGCTGTTCCGCACCGAGCTGAGCGATTCCTGGGATTACGGCGACAGCACCACCACGGTGGTGCGCGAGCTGCCGCCCAAGCGCGTGGACGGCATCGAGCTGGGCCTGTCGGGCAACCTGACCGAGAAATGGACCGCCTTCGCCGGTTTCGCCGGCATGCGCGGGCGCATCACCAAGGGCGCCAACGCGGGCGCGCGGCCCGGCAACGTGCCGAACGCCACCTTCAACCTGTGGACCTCGTACCAGCTCACGCCGAAGCTCGCGCTGAGCTACGGCGTGCAGTACGTCGGCACGCGCCGTTACACCGACAACGCCTACGTGGGCGGCCAGAACAACAACAGCAGCACGGTGAACGGGCCGAACGGCAAGCATCCCGTGTACGTGGCCGACAACGAGAAGGCGCCGGCCTTCTGGCTGCATTCGCTGGCCGCGCGCTACGAGGTGGACAAGCACCTGACGCTGAGCCTGAACGTGCAGAACCTGTTCAACAAGTTCTACTACTCGGCGATCGGCGCCTCGCTCGATGGCTACCAGATCTACGGCGTGCCCGGCGCGGGCCGCACCGTGATCCTGAGCGCCGACCTGAAGTTCTGA
- a CDS encoding Fe2+-dependent dioxygenase, with amino-acid sequence MMVEVPGVFSPEEARAIAARLRAAAWVDGRVTAGAQSQRVKDNRQLAGDDPLAREIGDEIIRRLAQHAVFMSAALPRKIYPPLFNCYAGGEAFGFHVDNAVRGIRESRERVRTDLSATLFLSEPDSYEGGELVVRDTFGEHAVKLAAGNLVLYPGSSLHRVAPVTRGERLASFFWVESLVREDAQRSLLLEMDVAIQRLTQQGADEASLLQLTGSYHNLLRMWADS; translated from the coding sequence ATGATGGTCGAGGTACCGGGCGTGTTCAGCCCGGAGGAAGCGAGGGCGATCGCGGCGCGGCTGCGCGCGGCCGCATGGGTGGACGGCCGCGTCACGGCCGGCGCGCAGTCGCAGCGCGTGAAGGACAACCGGCAACTGGCCGGCGACGACCCGCTGGCGCGCGAGATCGGCGACGAGATCATCCGGCGTCTCGCGCAGCACGCGGTGTTCATGTCGGCCGCGCTGCCCAGGAAGATCTATCCGCCGCTGTTCAACTGCTACGCGGGTGGCGAGGCCTTCGGCTTCCATGTCGACAATGCCGTGCGCGGCATCCGCGAATCGCGCGAGCGCGTGCGCACCGACCTGTCGGCCACGCTGTTCCTGAGCGAGCCCGACAGCTACGAGGGCGGCGAGCTGGTGGTGCGCGACACCTTCGGCGAGCATGCCGTCAAGCTCGCGGCCGGCAACCTGGTGCTCTACCCGGGTTCGAGCCTGCATCGCGTGGCGCCCGTCACGCGCGGCGAGCGGCTCGCCTCGTTCTTCTGGGTCGAGAGCCTGGTGCGCGAGGATGCGCAGCGCAGCCTGCTGCTGGAGATGGACGTGGCGATCCAGCGGCTCACGCAGCAGGGCGCCGACGAGGCCTCGCTGCTGCAACTGACGGGCAGTTATCACAACCTGCTGCGGATGTGGGCCGATAGCTGA
- a CDS encoding sensor histidine kinase yields MRKPRRTLARQLLLTYVLLAAVVGTLLSLASLWTIDTLEVHLQRIDMGMAVKRIRDEYLSGRDVGREDRFFHGAPGSDAFPPWLRALPLGFSKIEHEGREWHAMVDDQDQVRYLLLRDYTEFEQRQQHSHWIAVASMAGALILAFLLGGVTTRRFVGPLLRLAAQVGERPALPPQTRLAHEYPDNEIGQLAAAFDETYNQLEAALQRERLFTADVGHELRTPLMVISSSAELLLDDPALAEAQRARLQRMQGAAREIDQQLAAYLMLSRGAGDTHGFAHAEAIGVARDETQRWQARATQLGFALELAIDEPEMLAAPRYPSALLRIVLSNLIRNALQHAGGGTRIRVRATARSLEVEDDGPGIAPEAQAAMFAPFVQGTNAGADNLGLGLSLVQRICQHQGWRVTLDSAPGRGCRFRIDLRDEPAAPGASNHA; encoded by the coding sequence GTGCGCAAGCCTAGGCGCACGCTGGCGCGCCAACTGCTGCTCACCTACGTGCTGCTCGCGGCGGTGGTGGGCACCCTGCTCTCGCTCGCCTCGCTGTGGACCATCGACACGCTGGAAGTGCACCTGCAGCGCATCGACATGGGCATGGCCGTCAAGCGGATCCGCGACGAATACCTGAGCGGCCGCGACGTGGGCCGCGAGGACCGCTTCTTCCACGGCGCGCCCGGCAGCGACGCGTTTCCGCCCTGGCTGCGCGCGCTGCCGCTCGGCTTCAGCAAGATCGAGCACGAGGGCCGCGAATGGCATGCGATGGTCGACGACCAGGACCAGGTGCGCTACCTGCTGCTGCGCGACTACACCGAGTTCGAGCAGCGCCAGCAGCATTCGCACTGGATCGCGGTGGCCAGCATGGCCGGCGCGCTGATCCTCGCCTTCCTGCTGGGCGGCGTCACCACGCGGCGCTTCGTCGGGCCGCTGCTGCGGCTGGCCGCGCAGGTCGGCGAGCGCCCCGCGCTGCCGCCGCAGACGCGCCTCGCGCACGAATACCCCGACAACGAGATCGGCCAGTTGGCGGCCGCCTTCGACGAGACCTACAACCAGCTCGAGGCGGCACTGCAGCGCGAGCGGCTGTTTACGGCCGACGTGGGCCACGAGCTGCGCACGCCGCTGATGGTGATCTCGAGCTCGGCCGAGCTGCTGCTCGACGATCCGGCGCTGGCCGAGGCGCAGCGCGCGCGCCTGCAGCGCATGCAGGGCGCGGCCCGGGAAATCGACCAGCAACTGGCGGCCTATCTGATGCTCTCGCGCGGCGCCGGCGACACGCACGGCTTCGCGCATGCCGAGGCGATCGGCGTGGCGCGCGACGAGACGCAGCGCTGGCAGGCGCGCGCCACGCAACTCGGCTTCGCGCTGGAACTGGCGATCGACGAGCCGGAGATGCTGGCCGCGCCGCGTTATCCGTCTGCACTGCTGCGCATCGTGCTGTCGAACCTGATCCGCAATGCCCTGCAGCATGCCGGCGGCGGCACGCGGATCCGCGTGCGCGCCACCGCGCGCTCGCTGGAAGTCGAGGACGACGGCCCGGGCATCGCGCCCGAGGCGCAGGCCGCCATGTTCGCCCCCTTCGTGCAAGGCACCAACGCCGGCGCCGACAATCTCGGCCTCGGCCTGTCGCTGGTGCAGCGGATCTGCCAGCACCAGGGCTGGCGCGTGACGCTCGATTCGGCACCGGGGCGAGGCTGCCGGTTCCGTATCGACCTGCGCGACGAGCCGGCCGCGCCGGGTGCCTCGAACCACGCCTGA
- a CDS encoding transporter substrate-binding domain-containing protein, whose protein sequence is MRPLNRRQFLALTGSATLALAAPSIAFAEGGTLADIRKRGVLTVGTEAAYEPFEFVENGKVTGYGHDILEYMAGKLGVKLNQMNLPFQGLLPGLMTHKFDFVATSVGINPERARRFAFSQPVGVVDTVLVARAGDTAVGKPEDAGGKIVGTQMGSSSQPIAQAFDTQLKAKGAGYADIKLFQAYPDVMVALQNKTLDIGIMPSNIVAVLMKKEPGQFRVVGKIGEPKMLAWVANPQDKEIRDFINASLGELEKNGQLAQLQKKWFGYTMNLPTSGYLPEGAV, encoded by the coding sequence ATGAGACCGCTGAACCGACGTCAATTCCTTGCCCTGACGGGCAGCGCCACGCTCGCGCTGGCCGCGCCGTCGATCGCCTTCGCGGAGGGCGGCACGCTGGCCGACATCCGCAAGCGCGGCGTGCTGACGGTGGGCACCGAGGCGGCCTACGAACCTTTCGAATTCGTCGAGAACGGCAAGGTGACCGGCTACGGCCACGACATCCTCGAATACATGGCGGGCAAGCTCGGCGTGAAGCTGAACCAGATGAACCTGCCGTTCCAGGGCCTGCTGCCGGGCCTGATGACGCACAAGTTCGATTTCGTCGCCACCAGCGTGGGCATCAATCCGGAGCGCGCGCGCCGCTTCGCCTTCTCGCAGCCGGTGGGCGTGGTCGACACGGTGCTGGTGGCGCGCGCCGGCGACACGGCGGTCGGCAAGCCCGAGGACGCGGGCGGCAAGATCGTCGGCACCCAGATGGGCTCGTCCTCGCAGCCGATCGCGCAGGCCTTCGATACGCAGTTGAAGGCGAAGGGCGCCGGCTATGCCGACATCAAGCTGTTCCAGGCCTATCCGGACGTGATGGTGGCGCTGCAAAACAAGACGCTCGACATCGGCATCATGCCGTCGAACATCGTCGCGGTGCTGATGAAGAAGGAGCCGGGGCAGTTCCGCGTGGTCGGCAAGATCGGCGAGCCGAAGATGCTGGCCTGGGTCGCCAATCCGCAGGACAAGGAGATCCGCGACTTCATCAACGCCTCGCTGGGCGAGCTGGAGAAGAACGGGCAACTGGCCCAGCTGCAGAAGAAGTGGTTCGGCTACACCATGAACCTGCCGACCAGCGGCTACCTGCCCGAAGGCGCGGTCTGA